The Schistosoma mansoni, WGS project CABG00000000 data, supercontig 0328, strain Puerto Rico, whole genome shotgun sequence genome includes a region encoding these proteins:
- a CDS encoding DNA repair/transcription protein met18/mms19,putative — translation HILLHCSILVFSFFEYHHPIPIKGELIENKNKNYYQITLKRLVRLNKLLS, via the coding sequence cacattcttcttcattgttccattctagtattctccttctttgaataccatcatcctataccaatcaaaggagaattgatagaaaataaaaataagaattattatcaaatcacattgaaacgattagttagattaaacaaattattatcataa